One Vigna unguiculata cultivar IT97K-499-35 chromosome 11, ASM411807v1, whole genome shotgun sequence DNA window includes the following coding sequences:
- the LOC114170724 gene encoding protein EPIDERMAL PATTERNING FACTOR 1-like, whose amino-acid sequence MSIFSIEAFKFFFLLSFFISLSNGKSLGMIPNHVKSISLHQKAAAATTEENGAKKDMRMELYPTGSALPDCSDACGSCFPCKRVIVSYKCMVAESCPVVYRCMCKGKYYHVPSNG is encoded by the exons ATGAGCATTTTCTCAATTGAGGCCTTCAAGTTTTTCTTTCTACTTTCCTTCTTCATTTCACTTTCTAATGGGAAGAGTCTTGGGATGATCCCAAATCATG tTAAGTCTATCAGCTTGCACCAGAAAGCAGCAGCAGCAACTACTGAAGAG aATGGAGCAAAGAAAGACATGAGAATGGAACTGTATCCAACAGGGTCTGCTTTGCCAGATTGTTCTGATGCATGTGGTTCTTGTTTTCCTTGCAAGAGGGTGATAGTGAGCTACAAGTGCATGGTTGCAGAGTCTTGCCCTGTAGTTTATAGGTGTATGTGTAAAGGGAAATATTACCATGTACCATCCAATGGTTGA